A part of Pirellulales bacterium genomic DNA contains:
- a CDS encoding MCE family protein produces MDERIAQFRVGVMGLATVLVLGILLLLFGNVRSLVGGTYTIYLKFRSAPGVSVDTPIRKSGIRIGRVTKVQFAPDNDVLITAAIDSGIELFTDEVVQIKAGFIGNADLEFVPGVRQPEQRIRIKAGDLMLGSLSVDPLQAIANLEQNLNKAAGSLSDAGNEVGKLAKSINGLIEVNETKITRIVDETDTTMKLFQKTLRDMDDVFSDDKIKQSLKQSLTDLPKLLTDTRDAMTGIQHAVALADDNLKNMQTFTKALDERGEDIVDKFASSADRLDTLLAQTNRFTRALNSREGSLGQMINNPELYNNLSQAAENFNRLTQE; encoded by the coding sequence ATGGACGAACGCATCGCACAATTCCGAGTCGGCGTCATGGGTCTGGCCACGGTGCTGGTGCTTGGCATTCTGTTGCTGCTGTTCGGCAATGTGCGAAGCCTGGTCGGCGGAACGTACACGATCTATCTCAAATTTCGCTCTGCGCCTGGCGTTTCCGTCGATACGCCGATCCGCAAGAGCGGCATTCGCATCGGCCGGGTGACGAAAGTGCAATTCGCGCCGGATAACGATGTGCTGATCACCGCCGCCATCGACAGCGGCATCGAGCTATTTACCGACGAAGTGGTGCAGATCAAGGCCGGCTTCATCGGCAACGCCGACTTGGAATTTGTCCCTGGAGTGCGACAACCGGAGCAACGAATACGGATCAAAGCCGGCGACTTGATGCTCGGCAGCCTCTCGGTCGATCCGCTACAGGCGATTGCCAACTTGGAGCAAAACCTGAACAAGGCCGCCGGGTCGCTATCCGATGCGGGCAACGAAGTCGGCAAGCTGGCGAAAAGCATCAACGGCCTAATCGAAGTGAACGAAACAAAGATCACGCGAATTGTCGACGAGACCGACACCACCATGAAACTGTTCCAAAAGACGCTACGCGACATGGACGACGTGTTCAGCGACGACAAGATCAAACAAAGCTTAAAACAATCGCTGACGGATTTGCCGAAGTTGCTCACCGACACCCGCGACGCGATGACCGGCATTCAACATGCCGTGGCGCTGGCCGACGATAACCTCAAGAACATGCAAACTTTCACCAAAGCCCTCGACGAACGGGGCGAAGACATCGTAGATAAGTTCGCCAGTAGCGCGGATCGCTTGGATACGCTGCTCGCACAGACCAACCGGTTTACCCGCGCTTTGAACAGCCGCGAAGGCTCGCTGGGACAGATGATCAACAATCCCGAGTTGTATAACAACTTGAGCCAAGCAGCCGAAAACTTCAATCGCCTCACGCAAGAG
- a CDS encoding ABC transporter ATP-binding protein: protein MSDPATPSRHIEPAPLVEVRSLDVQFGRQVVLRKLDFQVPRGQTVAIIGESGCGKTVLLKSLIGLVRPTRGEICFDGKNIAKLDDRELAQLRTRFGFLFQGAALFDSLNVAQNVAFPLKEHTRKPVAEIQKIVSDKISEVGLLPETAVKHPAELSGGMRKRVGLARALALNPEIILYDEPTTGLDPIMSDVINELILTTRKLHGVTSIVVTHDMNTVRKVADRVMMLFPLSRLRADEPQVIFDGAPDALDRSADKRVAQFVRGESGERLREMQRQIRSSTLRTLSG from the coding sequence ATGTCCGATCCTGCGACACCTTCGCGCCATATCGAGCCAGCGCCGCTGGTCGAAGTGCGCTCGCTCGACGTGCAATTCGGTCGGCAGGTCGTGCTGCGAAAACTCGATTTTCAGGTGCCGCGCGGACAAACCGTGGCGATAATCGGCGAAAGCGGCTGCGGAAAGACGGTGCTGCTCAAGTCGCTGATCGGCCTGGTTCGTCCGACGCGAGGGGAAATCTGTTTCGACGGCAAGAATATCGCTAAGTTGGACGATCGAGAGTTGGCGCAGTTGCGGACTCGGTTTGGCTTCTTGTTTCAGGGAGCCGCGCTGTTCGATAGCCTCAACGTGGCACAAAACGTGGCGTTTCCGCTCAAAGAGCACACTCGCAAACCGGTCGCTGAGATTCAGAAAATTGTTTCCGACAAGATCTCCGAAGTCGGTCTGCTGCCAGAAACGGCGGTGAAGCATCCCGCCGAACTTTCCGGCGGCATGCGCAAGCGCGTCGGGCTGGCGCGAGCGCTGGCGCTCAACCCCGAAATCATTTTGTACGATGAGCCAACCACCGGTCTGGATCCGATTATGAGCGATGTCATCAATGAATTGATCCTCACCACGCGAAAACTGCACGGCGTAACGAGCATTGTGGTGACCCACGACATGAACACCGTTCGCAAAGTAGCCGACCGCGTGATGATGCTGTTTCCGCTCTCGCGATTGCGAGCCGACGAACCCCAAGTCATTTTTGACGGGGCACCGGACGCACTCGACCGCAGCGCCGACAAGCGCGTGGCTCAATTTGTCCGGGGCGAATCGGGCGAACGGCTGCGCGAAATGCAGCGACAGATCCGTAGCAGCACGCTACGAACGCTTAGCGGCTAA
- a CDS encoding ABC transporter permease yields MSADASSSLPQAPGRPHGLFGLIYDFGDALLDGHDVLVRWVSTFGDVLLFSWQTIRWLFIRMPRKDTLLPSFYQIGVLSLPVVALTGTFIGMVLAVQSYSQFKQMGLESRLGAVINMTLVRELGPVLAATMLAGRVGSAMAAELGTMRVTEQIDALSSMGANPLYYLVVPRFLGCLFLIPTLTVMADFMGVVGGAFYSINILQIDSHHYWENSQRYVANWDLFSGVFKSLFFGAAIALVSCHRGFHCDPGAEGVGRAATNAFVYSFVLILILDLFLNIGLDAIYNSLWPDGVTLV; encoded by the coding sequence ATGTCAGCAGACGCCTCCTCATCGCTGCCGCAAGCGCCCGGCAGGCCGCACGGCTTGTTCGGTCTGATTTACGACTTCGGGGATGCGCTGCTCGACGGCCACGATGTGTTGGTGCGCTGGGTATCGACGTTCGGAGACGTTCTGCTGTTCTCGTGGCAAACGATTCGCTGGCTGTTTATCCGCATGCCGCGAAAGGACACGCTGCTGCCGAGCTTTTACCAGATCGGCGTGCTGAGCTTGCCCGTGGTGGCGCTGACCGGCACCTTTATTGGCATGGTGCTTGCCGTGCAAAGCTATTCGCAGTTCAAGCAAATGGGATTGGAATCGCGGCTGGGGGCCGTCATCAATATGACGCTCGTGCGCGAACTAGGTCCGGTGCTGGCCGCGACAATGCTGGCAGGCCGCGTGGGCAGCGCGATGGCGGCGGAGCTTGGCACGATGCGCGTGACCGAGCAAATCGACGCGCTGTCGTCGATGGGCGCCAATCCGCTGTACTACCTTGTCGTGCCGCGTTTCCTCGGCTGCTTGTTTCTGATTCCAACCCTGACCGTGATGGCCGACTTCATGGGTGTCGTGGGCGGGGCCTTTTATAGCATCAACATTTTGCAGATCGATTCGCACCACTATTGGGAGAATTCGCAGCGCTACGTGGCCAATTGGGATTTGTTTTCGGGTGTTTTCAAAAGTTTGTTCTTTGGGGCGGCCATCGCTTTGGTCAGTTGCCATCGAGGCTTTCATTGCGATCCTGGGGCCGAAGGCGTCGGCCGCGCCGCTACCAATGCGTTTGTGTATTCATTCGTTTTGATCTTGATTCTCGACCTGTTCCTCAATATTGGACTCGACGCGATTTACAACTCGCTTTGGCCCGATGGAGTCACACTCGTCTAA